In Cytobacillus oceanisediminis, the following proteins share a genomic window:
- the rplW gene encoding 50S ribosomal protein L23 has translation MDAREIIKRPVITERSTDIMADKKYTFEVDVRANKTQVKDAVEQIFGVKVEKVNIMNYKGKFKRMGKFGGYTNKRRKAIVKLTAESQEIELFEA, from the coding sequence ATGGATGCACGCGAAATCATTAAGCGCCCCGTAATCACTGAACGTTCTACTGATATTATGGCTGATAAAAAATATACGTTCGAAGTTGACGTACGAGCTAACAAAACTCAAGTTAAGGACGCTGTAGAGCAAATCTTTGGCGTTAAAGTTGAGAAAGTTAACATCATGAACTACAAAGGTAAGTTCAAGCGTATGGGCAAATTTGGCGGTTACACTAACAAACGCCGTAAAGCGATCGTTAAATTAACGGCTGAAAGCCAAGAAATCGAGCTATTTGAAGCTTAA
- the rplB gene encoding 50S ribosomal protein L2 → MAIKKYKPTSNGRRGMTVSDFAEITTNQPEKSLLAPIKRKGGRNNQGKLTVRHQGGGHKRQYRIIDFKRNKDGIPGRVATIEYDPNRSANIALINYVDGEKRYILAPKNLQVGMEVMSGPEADIKVGNALPLANIPVGTVIHNIELKPGKGGQLVRSAGTSAQVLGKEGKYVLVRLNSGEVRMILAECRATVGQVGNEQHELINIGKAGRSRWLGKRPTVRGSVMNPNDHPHGGGEGRAPIGRKSPMTPWGKPTLGYKTRKKNNKSDKFIVRRRKK, encoded by the coding sequence ATGGCGATTAAAAAGTATAAACCTACCTCTAATGGTCGTCGCGGCATGACGGTATCTGATTTCGCAGAAATCACGACTAACCAACCAGAAAAGTCTTTACTTGCTCCTATTAAGAGAAAAGGCGGCCGTAACAACCAAGGTAAGTTGACAGTTCGTCATCAAGGCGGCGGTCATAAACGTCAATATCGTATCATCGATTTCAAACGTAACAAAGATGGCATTCCAGGACGCGTTGCTACAATCGAGTATGATCCAAACCGCTCTGCAAATATTGCACTAATTAACTATGTGGATGGAGAAAAGCGTTACATCCTTGCACCTAAGAATTTACAAGTGGGCATGGAAGTAATGTCTGGTCCGGAAGCAGACATCAAAGTGGGTAATGCACTTCCACTAGCTAATATTCCAGTGGGTACTGTAATCCACAACATCGAATTAAAACCTGGTAAAGGCGGACAATTAGTACGTTCAGCTGGTACTTCTGCACAAGTTCTTGGTAAAGAAGGCAAGTACGTATTAGTTCGTTTAAACTCTGGTGAAGTTCGCATGATTCTTGCTGAGTGCCGTGCAACTGTAGGTCAGGTTGGCAACGAGCAGCACGAGCTTATTAATATTGGTAAAGCAGGTCGTTCACGCTGGTTAGGCAAGCGCCCAACTGTACGTGGATCTGTAATGAACCCTAACGATCACCCACACGGTGGTGGTGAAGGACGTGCGCCAATCGGACGTAAGTCTCCAATGACTCCTTGGGGCAAACCAACACTTGGTTACAAGACACGCAAGAAAAACAACAAATCAGACAAATTTATCGTACGTCGTCGTAAAAAATAA
- the rpsS gene encoding 30S ribosomal protein S19, which translates to MGRSLKKGPFVDEHLMTKIEKLNETESKQVTKTWSRRSTIFPQFIGHTIAVYDGRKHVPVYITEDMVGHKLGEFAPTRAYKGHGNDDKKTRR; encoded by the coding sequence ATGGGTCGCAGCTTAAAAAAAGGACCTTTTGTTGATGAACATTTAATGACAAAGATCGAAAAGCTTAACGAAACAGAAAGCAAGCAAGTTACTAAAACTTGGTCTCGCCGTTCTACGATCTTCCCACAATTCATCGGACACACTATCGCAGTTTATGATGGTCGTAAACATGTGCCTGTATACATCACTGAAGACATGGTAGGCCACAAGCTTGGAGAATTTGCTCCAACTCGTGCGTACAAAGGCCATGGCAATGATGATAAGAAAACAAGACGTTAA
- the rplV gene encoding 50S ribosomal protein L22, which translates to MQAKAVARTVRIAPRKARLVVDLIRGKQVGEAVAILNLTPKAASPIVEKVLKSALANAEHNYEMDVNNLVVAQAFVDEGPTLKRFRPRAMGRASQINKRTSHITIVLSEKKEG; encoded by the coding sequence ATGCAAGCTAAAGCTGTTGCAAGAACAGTTCGTATTGCTCCTCGTAAAGCTCGTTTAGTCGTAGATTTAATTCGAGGAAAGCAAGTAGGCGAAGCAGTAGCGATTTTAAACCTTACACCTAAAGCTGCTTCTCCAATCGTAGAGAAAGTTTTAAAATCTGCACTAGCTAACGCTGAGCACAACTACGAAATGGACGTTAACAATCTGGTAGTTGCTCAAGCATTCGTAGACGAAGGACCAACTTTAAAACGTTTCCGTCCTCGCGCTATGGGCCGTGCAAGCCAAATCAACAAGCGCACTAGCCATATTACTATCGTTTTATCAGAAAAGAAGGAGGGATAA
- the rpsC gene encoding 30S ribosomal protein S3 yields MGQKVNPVGLRVGVIRDWESKWYAGKDYADLLHEDLKVREYITKRLSDASVSKVEIERAANRLNITIHTAKPGMVIGKGGTEVEALRKSLNSLTGKRVHINILEIKRADIDAKLVAENIARQLENRVSFRRAQKQTIQRAMRAGAKGIKTMVSGRLGGADIARSESYSEGTVPLHTLRADIDYATAEADTTYGKLGVKVWIYRGEVLPTKKKTGEGGK; encoded by the coding sequence GTGGGTCAAAAAGTAAATCCAGTCGGTTTGCGTGTCGGTGTCATCCGTGATTGGGAGTCAAAATGGTACGCAGGCAAAGACTATGCTGATCTTTTACACGAAGACCTTAAGGTTCGTGAGTACATCACAAAGCGCTTAAGCGATGCTTCTGTTTCTAAAGTAGAAATTGAACGTGCTGCTAATCGCCTGAACATCACTATCCACACTGCGAAACCAGGAATGGTTATCGGTAAAGGTGGTACTGAGGTTGAAGCACTTCGCAAGTCACTTAACTCATTAACTGGCAAGCGTGTTCATATCAACATTCTTGAAATTAAAAGAGCAGATATTGATGCGAAATTGGTTGCGGAAAACATTGCTCGTCAATTAGAAAATCGCGTATCTTTCCGTCGTGCTCAAAAACAAACTATTCAACGTGCAATGCGCGCTGGCGCTAAGGGTATCAAAACAATGGTATCTGGTCGTTTAGGCGGTGCTGATATCGCTCGTTCAGAATCATACAGCGAAGGAACAGTTCCACTTCATACTCTTCGTGCTGATATCGATTATGCTACAGCTGAAGCTGATACAACTTACGGTAAATTGGGCGTAAAAGTATGGATCTATCGTGGAGAGGTCCTTCCTACTAAGAAGAAAACTGGGGAAGGAGGCAAATAA